The following coding sequences are from one Formosa haliotis window:
- a CDS encoding glycosyl hydrolase 2 galactose-binding domain-containing protein, giving the protein MYTDLWKAGIIEDPHFGRNSVKAQWVQQYEWWYALQFSVTEDVENQLVDLVFEGVDYACEVWLNGHYLGKHEGVFSKFSFDVADFLRIHKYDFLKGRNMLVVKLDTPPQVNAFVAGKKHLGLAIIGETSPLLVLYALLN; this is encoded by the coding sequence GTGTACACCGATCTTTGGAAAGCAGGCATTATTGAAGATCCTCATTTTGGAAGAAACAGCGTAAAAGCCCAATGGGTACAACAGTACGAATGGTGGTACGCTTTACAATTTAGCGTTACCGAAGATGTAGAAAACCAATTAGTAGACCTTGTTTTTGAAGGAGTAGATTATGCCTGCGAGGTGTGGCTAAACGGTCATTATTTAGGAAAACATGAAGGGGTATTTTCTAAATTTTCTTTTGATGTTGCCGATTTTCTTCGTATCCATAAATACGATTTCCTTAAAGGCCGAAACATGCTCGTGGTTAAATTAGACACACCGCCGCAAGTAAACGCTTTTGTTGCCGGAAAAAAACACCTTGGTTTGGCGATTATTGGAGAGACATCACCCCTATTGGTATTATACGCCCTGTTAAATTAG